The sequence below is a genomic window from Streptosporangium lutulentum.
GAGATGACCCAGGCGGAGCAGACCGCTTTCGTCGCGGCGATGACCAGCCGCAGGGTCTACCTCACCAACGCGGAGCGGGACATCGGCCCCGACCTGATGGGGCACTACCGGGAGCTCGCCGGGAGCGCCGCCTACCAGCGGATCCAGGTGGCCGAGGACAGGATCTTCGTCTGGGACCACACCGGAGCGCCTCCGGTGGACGCCGCTACGTGGAACCAGGACGCCGGGATCGTCATGAACACCCTTGAGCGGCAGGGGCAGCAGGATCTGCTCCGTGCCGTGGCGAAGGGGCACGCTCTCAAGGCGGCGGCCCTCTGGAAGATCGTGCTGGTCGTGGGAATCGGCCTGCTCATCGTCGTCGTGTCGATCCTGGTCTCCTACCGGTTCGGGCGTTCCCTGGTCAGGGAGCTGCTGCGGCTCCAGGCCGCGGCCGTGGAACTGGCCGAGGAGCGGCTGCCGCGGCTGGTCGAGCGCCTCCGCAAGGGCGACGAGGTGGACCCCGTGGCCGAGGCCCCCGAGCTGGAGTCCTCGGAGACCGCGGAGGTGGACCGGGTCATGCACGCGCTCTCGGACGTACGGCGTACCGCCGTGGAGGCCGCGGTCGGCCAGGCCACGCTCCGCAAGGGCGTCGGCCAGGTCTTCCTCAACCTCGCCTGGCGTAACCAGGCCCTGCTCCATCGCCAGCTCACGCTGCTGGACGCGATGGAACGCCGGGCAGAGGAGCCGGAGACGCTGGAGGACCTGTTCAGGCTCGACCACCTGACCACCCGCATGCGGCGGCACGCGGAGAACCTGATCATCCTGTCCGACGCGGCCCCCAGCCGGCGCTGGCGGGACCCGGTGCCGATCTTCGACCTGGTGCGCAGTTCCGTGCTGGAGGTGGAGGACTACACCCGCGTCACGGTGCTCGCCATGCCGCACGCCCCGCTGCTCGTGGGCAGCGCGGCCACCGACGTGATCCACCTGATCGCCGAGCTGGTGGAGAACGCCACCGTCTTCTCCCCGCCGAACACCGTGGTGCACGTCCGCGGCATGCCGGCGGCCAACGGCTTCGCGGTGGAGGTCGAGGACCGGGGGCTGGGCCTGAGCCTCTCCGCCGTCGAGGAGATCAACGCCCGGCTCGCCGAGCCGCCGGAGTTCGACCTGGCCGACACCGACCGGCTGGGCCTGTTCGTCGTGGCCCGGCTCGCGGCCCGGCACGGGATCAAGGTCGTGCTGCGGCCCTCGCCCTACGACGG
It includes:
- a CDS encoding sensor histidine kinase, whose product is MSAPLPIRSKILRILLVPLVALVGLWGFVAYSTVAPITGISQTQDRWQEIGDPGRQLIVELQRERQLSAQAAGRTAIDKPLEAQRQATDRMVTRLRELIGSIGLQAEAGIAPANVHALTEALTGVGELRASADSGKATPLQVTVAYNTLVSVATKQIGSSPPLADVSYYRVLQGLTAYITSAEFLAREHAVLTAALVRGEMTQAEQTAFVAAMTSRRVYLTNAERDIGPDLMGHYRELAGSAAYQRIQVAEDRIFVWDHTGAPPVDAATWNQDAGIVMNTLERQGQQDLLRAVAKGHALKAAALWKIVLVVGIGLLIVVVSILVSYRFGRSLVRELLRLQAAAVELAEERLPRLVERLRKGDEVDPVAEAPELESSETAEVDRVMHALSDVRRTAVEAAVGQATLRKGVGQVFLNLAWRNQALLHRQLTLLDAMERRAEEPETLEDLFRLDHLTTRMRRHAENLIILSDAAPSRRWRDPVPIFDLVRSSVLEVEDYTRVTVLAMPHAPLLVGSAATDVIHLIAELVENATVFSPPNTVVHVRGMPAANGFAVEVEDRGLGLSLSAVEEINARLAEPPEFDLADTDRLGLFVVARLAARHGIKVVLRPSPYDGVTAIVLLPSTLLAVPESPLVGAQITGADPSLLSGQATGAARTGRTVRALGAAPEARSRPAPAPRAQPVTHAGDLSPGRFPTQQQSEYVPPKASSQEALSGSDPDDDLDGLPVRVRQASIVPQLRRRCSQEQGDVSPRSPEEIFDRMSSMQQGWQQGRSRAAQDLDAWNGKEGHSDGRPQI